CCATGATGCAATGGTGGATAGAGGACATTGTCTGATGTTCCAGAGTCAGTCAATCACCCTGATTGCCGGGTTCCAGAAATCGGTGAGAGACGCTAGAAAGAGCATTACGGGGCGTCATCCGTAGGTGGGACAGCATCGATTCTGGGGAGTATGTCAGACCGCAATCTCGATCCGACTCAGGAACAGGGAGAATCTGCGTGCATTGATCAAGGCTACTAACTTCATCGGGGGGAAAGACGGTGAATCACGTGGACCGAGTCACATGTCATTCCGTTTTGTCTTCTTCCATGGGACACTCATTGGGACCCCACAATGATCCACCGAGCTGTCGGAAGCTTCTCTCATGTCGTTCAGTCCTCGACAAGTGATGCGTGCTTTTCTCGATTGGGACAGTTGCAGCACTGCCAATGGCGATGATGCCCTGATGCCATTGCAAATCCTTTCGTTATCTCGCTCCCACCAGGAACATGTCCGTTGTGACTCACCAGGCAGGTGTCGACCGCATTGCCAGTGCTGTCTTCTGTCTGTCTGTCTGGTCTAGTCCGTCGAGGAGGGGGGAGTGGAGACGAAAAAATTGAGAGTGCATACATCCTGCGAGGGAGAGTGTTAGCGACCCGACCATCTGCACATAATACAGTGATGCTGGCAATCATAAGTGGGCGAGTGGATGGGCGATGATGTGTGAGTAATTCTGTCGGTCTTGGTTTCAGATCGTATTCTATTGAATGTTTTGTGTCTGACAGCTGGTTATCTTTAGGATATTGTCTGCCTAGACACGATACCCATACACTCATCAATACAATACGTGGGCGAATCCTCCAGGCCCCTTCCCAGCCTCGCTGATTTCATCGCCGAAATTGGGCTCCAACGCCTATCCGGAGTGCCACCTCAGCAGCTAAGCGGTGAAGCATCGTTCAAGCCATCTCCGCCTGTTGGCGTTGTCCGATAGGCCTATCATAGCCGGTGATCTtccgagaaaaaaaaatcaaaaatGCATCTTCCTACCGGGTAGGCTTTGAAGAATCCggtaaaaaaagaaaaaaaaaattgaaagAAATAATTTCTGCGTTGGCTATCTGCGTCCAATGTTCTTTTCGGTTAGTCTGTTTTATGCTAATCGTGTGATTCCTCGCGCCAATgtcgagaaaaagaaaaattccATTCAGGTTTAGCTTTGAAATCGTCCCTCCTCCACTTATGACTGGAGGCCTCGGGATCCGGAGAGATGCACACCTCACGGCCCTCCTTTTTTAAAAGGGAGAAGCTTCTCTCCCTGGCCGAATCCGTCTCCTGTCAAACAAATAGTCTGTCGGTCTGCCTGCCCCCCCTTCGGTAGATGGATCTCCTTATCTACTATCATCTGTTATCGCCTCTGCAAGCCACGACAACTCTATCTGTGATCTATCTTTGTCCTTGCTCTTGCTATCCCTCGCTGTGAATGTGCATCGAGGTGTACTACTAAACCCGCTTGATGCCCTCCGGACTTGTTGCTCGAATACTACGTATGATACGACGTCCAAGGATGCATACGCCGTTCAACCGCCAGTTTCCCTCGCGGTTGCTGTCGTGTCTTACGACATTCTTGCCCGCTGGGGCTCGACCACATGCTGCTAGGAAATCTGCTCCCCCAAGCCATAAGACCGCCTCCGACGACTCCTTTGTCCATGTCGAAGCTCCAACTCCGGAAGAAATAGAAGAACAGCAGCCACAACAAGAAGAACCGGAGCCGGAGCCAGAACCGGAAGAAGATCCACAGATGATCCGCGACCTGCTGCGGAAAGAGGCACTCGACGGCCTCGAGACGGTCATATGCGCTGAACAAGTCAAGCGGCAGTTGAAAGCCATTTCACAGTGGGTGCAAATCTGTCGACGTCATGGGGAGGACCCGCGGAAGGACTGGTATAACATGGTTTTTCAGGGAAATCCTGGGACAGGTATGCTGCTCACACCACTTGGGTTAGATCATCCCGAGCTAACGAGTCTAGGCAAGAGAACTGTTGCGCAGATCTACGCCAAACTTCTCTACGCCATCGATATCCTGGACGCCAACGAATCCCGTATCATCTCCGCCACCGATCTGGTCGCGGAGGGACCAGGCGCCATCAACCGTCTGGTGCAGGATATCGTCGAAGCCGCCCCGCCAGCCGCCCAGACAGCCGGTGTTCTTATCATCACCGACCCCTACCAACTCACGACTTTGCAAAAAACACAAGCTGGCCGCCAGGCTCTCGAATCTCTGATGCACGGCATGGAACGCCCCGTGGGTAAGATCATTGTCGTGTTCGTCGGGTGCCAAGAAGAAGTGGCCAACTTTCTCCGTCAGAACACTCAGCTGCAGCGGAGGATCTGCTGCTCCATCAACTTTGCCGATCTCGATGAGGCTGAGTTGCTCCGGATTGCTGGCGCTGCCATGACTCAGAAGTATGGCGGGAGGATGCGTGTCGAGGGTGGCCTGGAGGGACAATACATGCAAGTGGCCGTTCGTCGGCTAGCTGGCGGCCGCGCCGAGGGAGGTTTTACCAATTCCCATGCCGTCGAGGACCTCCTTGCCAGCATTACTCACCGTCATGCACGACGTCTGTCTGAGATCCCGGACGCTGAGTTGGATGAAAGTGActacttcttcctctccaagGAGGATCTGCTCGGACCTACTCCGGCTCAGATCAAGGCACGGAGTGAAGCCTGGGTGGCGTTGGAGCAGCTGATCGGACAAGACAACGCCAAGGCGTCTGTCGCTGAGGTGCTCGACACTGCGGAGGAGAACTACTGGCGCGAGGTTCGGAATCAACGGCCGTTGCCTCTGCGTCTGAACCGGATCTTCGCTGGGCCTCCTGGGACCGGCAAGACTACGGTGGCCAAGCTGTATGGACAGATCTTGGCCGATTTTGGGCTTCTTAGCAGTGGAGATGCCACTGTCATTACGCCAGCCGGCGTTAGAGGCGATCAGGGTctgtctgacatcctcaaaTCGACGGTCGGAAAGACCTTGATTATCAACGACTCGGCGATCTCGCCCGGTACCGACCAACAATTGCAATCTCGCACCGTCATCTTGGACGCTTTGTATGCCGACATGTCGTCCAGCGACCCCACCAACCGCTGCGTTATCTTCACTGGCTCGGAAAGCAACATCGACGCCATCTCCCGCCATGCCGACAAGCCCTTCTCCAGCCTCTTCGCGCCTAAGTTTATAGTGCGCTTCGAAGCGTTCACTCGCCCTCAGCTCGAGCAGATCATGCAACGGAAGTTACAAGAACAGGATCTCTTTGTGACTCCCGAAGCTATGCAAACCGCGATGGATGCTCTCGAGGCAACGCGGATGCGCCAGAGTTTCGAGAACGCTCGGGCGATCGACACTCTTTTGACTTCGGCCAACCGTAACTTTGAGGTGCGGACGGCCCGTGTGGGGACGCCGATGTTCCAGTCGGATCGGATGCTGGAGCCGGAAGATGTTGCGGCGAATGCAGGTGACATCAATGTCAGTATCAAGAACGCGCTGCAAGATGTGGTGGCGGACTGCATTATCGCTGAGCTGGAGCGGTATCAGAAGGAGATCAAGATCTCGTGGCTTATGGGGCGAGACCCGTGTGAGCGGGTTCCTTGTGCCTTGGTGTTCAAGGGGCCGTGTGGTGAGTCTTCCATTTAAATGATACAGTGATGACGGTGACGATGCTAACTGTCCCAGGTACCGGCAAGGTGACTGTTGCCAAACAGCTAGCCAAGATCTACTACGACATGGGCATCCTGGAGTCGGACCAGCTGGTTGAATGCTCAGCCACCGACATCGTTGGTCAGCGCCCCGGTGAGACGTCCGCAAAGAGCCGCGCCCAGCTTGACCGCGGCCTGGGCAAGGTGCTCCTCGTCGAAGAAGCCCACCGCCTAGTCGAGGGCGAAACCACCGGCGAACTAGTGGACGAATTCGCCTATCTCCTCCCGAAATACGCCTCAAAGATGGTTGTCATCCTTGCCGGCCCGCAGGCAGAAATGGACaccctcctctccaaccGCCACAACCTCTCCAGCCTCTTCCAGGAGGAAATCATCTTCAAGAACCGCACTCCTCGAGAATGCATCCGTCTTCTTGACCGCCGTCTAGACGAGGAGAAGGTCGGCGGAGCAAGGCCCTTCCTCCGCGACCCCCAGTCCCCAGACTACGTCGAGTTCACCCGGGCCTTCCAAATGCTCATGCTGTATCCATGCTGGAGCAACGCGCGAGACGTCAACGTGCTCGCCCGCTGGATGGTCTCGGAGAGCCTGAAAGAGGTCACCCTGGAAGCCGCGCAAAGCGGGAACCTCGAGCTGTCGATCACCCCCGACCAAGCGATGTCGTGCATGGTGCGGATGTTCAATGTCAAGCGGGACCGTCTCAAGCTGAACCAGGACACCAAGTCAAAGTCGGTGCCGAGAATGCTGTCGCAGCCCCGTTCGGTTAGTCGGGGGAGTGTACGGTTTCCGTACTGACTCTCATATGACAAGTGGGAGGGGGTGTGGATAtttgaacagttggtcgaaCGATCGGCTGACTGATCGATGGACCCCACCTGCTTGTCATCGATATGTCTGTCGGTGACACGACCAGACTGAACTTGCATGATTATGGGGACTTACGGGACCCGGGACAGACTGAACGGACACGGACACGGATATACGGATATTATGATTTACGATTGATTATACCACTGCATGAGTTATGACTTAGTACTTTCCTATGTTAGATGCTGGCATCATAGATACGAACAATACATCGCATGATCACTCTAGTCCAATTCAGTCATTGAGCTGAAGCTCAGGAATCTGTAAACCATACGCCCTCGTCCAACCCGCCGGATCCCCCGTCTCCATCTCAAAATGCAACCGCACATCCAGCCCTCCTTCCCCGGTCTTCTCCCCAATCCCATCAACACCTTCGCCCCCATCTACACTCACACTCACCTCCTCCCGATCCCAAATCTCACAATAATTCCTCCTCGGCAACAAATGCCGATTCCTCCTCCTACCCCCATCAACATCCACTCCAAATATCCCAACCATCTTCTCCCCCGTCCTCTTATTCACATAATGCGTCCTTCCCCGATCAACCCGATTCAAAATATCCGCCACCCTCCCGGCCGGCGGCCTATTAGCAATCGCACTCGATATCACACACGCCATATACCGCCCATCTCTCTCCTTCCGCGGACACGGTTCGTCCCTCCTCTTCCAAAACCGCACGCGGTGTTTGCGCTCGCTGGGCGAAGGCGTGAAGAATTCGCCCACAGCACCGAGATGTACATCCCCGCCTAGAAACGTCACGCGGATGTTTCTCTCGGAGGCGAGTTTTTGTAAACTTTCGATGAGGAATTGGCGCTCGGCGCGGTGGTGCCGGGTCGTCCAGTGGTCGTCGAGGTCGTCGAGGATTTCAACGCCGCCGTCGAACTTGTTGAAGAGCACGGGGGAGAGCAGGCCTGCGCGGCCGAGAGCTTTGAGGGGGGCCATTAGGCGGCTTGAAAAGAGAGTTTCGAGGATGGAGAGCCGGGGGTAGATTATTGGCTTTGCCTGTCAGCCTGCATCTGTCAAGGAACTTGGAAGGGGGCGACTTACGACTCCTaaaaggatgagaaggtgCTTAGTATCCGAAGTAATCTCCCTCCTCAACCTCTCAAACACAACATCATACGTCTCCCTACACACTATGCGCGAACGCGTGCGTTCCGTCCGACAATCCAGCCCTAAAAATACCACCCCCGGCCCCAGTCTTACAAACACACTTCGACTGACCTGCGCGATATAC
This sequence is a window from Aspergillus chevalieri M1 DNA, chromosome 5, nearly complete sequence. Protein-coding genes within it:
- the GbpA gene encoding protein GbpA (COG:O;~EggNog:ENOG410PGZ9;~InterPro:IPR000641,IPR003959,IPR027417,IPR003593, IPR041627;~PFAM:PF00004,PF17866;~go_function: GO:0005524 - ATP binding [Evidence IEA];~go_function: GO:0016887 - ATPase activity [Evidence IEA]), whose protein sequence is MPSGLVARILRMIRRPRMHTPFNRQFPSRLLSCLTTFLPAGARPHAARKSAPPSHKTASDDSFVHVEAPTPEEIEEQQPQQEEPEPEPEPEEDPQMIRDLLRKEALDGLETVICAEQVKRQLKAISQWVQICRRHGEDPRKDWYNMVFQGNPGTGKRTVAQIYAKLLYAIDILDANESRIISATDLVAEGPGAINRLVQDIVEAAPPAAQTAGVLIITDPYQLTTLQKTQAGRQALESLMHGMERPVGKIIVVFVGCQEEVANFLRQNTQLQRRICCSINFADLDEAELLRIAGAAMTQKYGGRMRVEGGLEGQYMQVAVRRLAGGRAEGGFTNSHAVEDLLASITHRHARRLSEIPDAELDESDYFFLSKEDLLGPTPAQIKARSEAWVALEQLIGQDNAKASVAEVLDTAEENYWREVRNQRPLPLRLNRIFAGPPGTGKTTVAKLYGQILADFGLLSSGDATVITPAGVRGDQGLSDILKSTVGKTLIINDSAISPGTDQQLQSRTVILDALYADMSSSDPTNRCVIFTGSESNIDAISRHADKPFSSLFAPKFIVRFEAFTRPQLEQIMQRKLQEQDLFVTPEAMQTAMDALEATRMRQSFENARAIDTLLTSANRNFEVRTARVGTPMFQSDRMLEPEDVAANAGDINVSIKNALQDVVADCIIAELERYQKEIKISWLMGRDPCERVPCALVFKGPCGTGKVTVAKQLAKIYYDMGILESDQLVECSATDIVGQRPGETSAKSRAQLDRGLGKVLLVEEAHRLVEGETTGELVDEFAYLLPKYASKMVVILAGPQAEMDTLLSNRHNLSSLFQEEIIFKNRTPRECIRLLDRRLDEEKVGGARPFLRDPQSPDYVEFTRAFQMLMLYPCWSNARDVNVLARWMVSESLKEVTLEAAQSGNLELSITPDQAMSCMVRMFNVKRDRLKLNQDTKSKSVPRMLSQPRSVSRGSVRFPY